A window of the Xenopus laevis strain J_2021 chromosome 9_10L, Xenopus_laevis_v10.1, whole genome shotgun sequence genome harbors these coding sequences:
- the stat3.1.L gene encoding signal transducer and activator of transcription 3.1 isoform X1 yields MAQWNQLQQLDTRYLEQLHQLYSDSFPMELRQFLAPWIESQDWAFAASKESHATLVFHNLLGEIDQQYSRFLQESNVLYQHNLRRIKQFLQSRYLEKPMEIARIVARCLWEEGRLLQTAAAAAQQGGPASHPNAAVVTEKQQMLEQHLQDVRKKVQDLEQKMKVVENLQDDFDFNYKTLKSQSDLSELNGNNQSVTRQKMQQLEQMLTALDQLRRTIISDLASLLSAMEYVQKTLTDEELADWKRRQQIACIGGPPNICLDRLENWITSLAESQLQIRQQIKKLEELQQKVSYKGDPIVQHRPMLEERIVELFRNLMKSAFVVERQPCMPMHPDRPLVIKTGVQFTNKVRLLVKFPELNYQLKIKVCIDKDSGDVAALRGSRKFNILGTNTKVMNMEESNNGSLSAEFKHLTLREQRCGNGGRANCDASLIVTEELHLITFETEVYHQGLKIDLETHSLPVVVISNICQMPNAWASILWYNMLTNNPKNVNFFTKPPIGTWDQVAEVLSWQFSSTTKRGLSIEQLTTLAEKLLGPGVNYSGCQITWAKFCKENMAGKGFSFWVWLDNIIDLVKKYILALWNEGYIMGFISKERERAILSTKPPGTFLLRFSESSKEGGITFTWVEKDISGKTQIQSVEPYTKQQLNNMSFAEIIMGYKIMDATNILVSPLVYLYPDIPKEEAFGKYCRPESQEHQEPTDPGTAPYLKTKFICVTPTTCSSTLDLPMSPRTLDSLMQFPGEGADSSAGNQFETLTFDMELTSECASSPM; encoded by the exons ATGGCGCAGTGGAACCAATTGCAGCAGCTGGACACCAGATACTTGGAGCAGTtacaccagctctatagtgacAGCTTTCCAATGGAGCTTCGGCAGTTCCTTGCCCCGTGGATTGAGAGCCAAGACTG GGCATTTGCGGCCAGTAAGGAGTCTCATGCCACATTGGTGTTTCACAATCTCCTGGGGGAGATAGACCAGCAATACAGCCGATTTCTGCAGGAATCCAATGTACTTTATCAACACAACCTGCGACGGATTAAACAGTTCTTGCAG AGTAGATATTTGGAGAAACCCATGGAGATTGCTCGAATCGTAGCCAGGTGCCTGTGGGAAGAAGGGCGACTTCTCCAAACGGCTGCAGCTGCTGCACAG CAAGGTGGGCCGGCGTCACACCCCAATGCAGCCGTGGTCACTGAAAAGCAGCAGATGCTGGAGCAACATTTACAGGACGTGCGGAAAAAAGTTCAG GACCTTGAGCAGAAGATGAAAGTTGTTGAGAACCTTCAGGATGACTTTGATTTCAACTACAAAACTTTAAAAAGCCAAAGTG ACCTTTCTGAGCTGAATGGCAACAATCAGTCGGTCACAAGGCAGAAGATGCAACAGTTGGAGCAGATGCTGACGGCATTGGATCAGCTGAGAAGA ACTATTATTAGTGATCTTGCGAGTCTCCTGTCAGCCATGGAATATGTTCAGAAGACACTGACTGATGAAGAGCTTGCTGATTGGAAGAGAAGGCAGCAAATTGCCTGCATCGGTGGACCCCCAAATATTTGCCTTGATCGACTTGAAAACTG GATAACTTCCCTGGCAGAGTCCCAGCTGCAAATCCGTCAACAGATCAAAAAACTAGAGGAGCTACAGCAGAAAGTTTCCTATAAGGGGGACCCCATTGTTCAGCACCGACCCATGCTGGAGGAGAGAATTGTGGAATTATTTCGAAATCTCATGAAAAG tGCGTTTGTAGTGGAGAGGCAGCCGTGCATGCCCATGCATCCTGACCGACCCCTCGTTATCAAGACTGGAGTACAGTTTACTAACAAAGTCAG GCTGCTGGTGAAGTTCCCAGAGCTCAATTACCAACTGAAAATCAAAGTTTGCATTGACAA GGATTCGGGTGATGTTGCTGCACTAAGAGG TTCCCGCAAGTTCAACATCCTTGGTACAAACACCAAAGTTATGAACATGGAGGAATCCAATAACGGGAGCCTGTCTGCTGAGTTCAAACACTTG ACTTTGAGAGAGCAGCGATGTGGAAATGGGGGAAGAGCAAACTGTGAT GCCTCCCTTATAGTGACAGAAGAACTCCATCTAATCACATTtgaaactgaagtttatcaccaGGGGCTGAAGATTGACCTGGAG ACTCATTCCCTGCCTGTtgtggtgatttctaatatctgtCAGATGCCCAATGCTTGGGCCTCTATCCTGTGGTACAACATGCTGACCAACAACCCAAAG AATGTTAATTTCTTTACCAAGCCCCCGATTGGCACTTGGGATCAGGTGGCAGAGGTGCTGAGCTGGCAGTTTTCCTCCACCACAAAACGAGGCCTAAGTATTGAGCAACTAACCACACTGGCAGAGAAACTGTTGG GTCCGGGAGTCAACTATTCCGGATGCCAAATCACCTGGGCCAAGTTCTGTAaa GAAAATATGGCTGGCAAAGGGTTTTCCTTCTGGGTTTGGCTGGACAACATCATTGACCTTGTGAAGAAATATATCTTGGCCCTTTGGAATGAAGG GTATATTATGGGCTTCATCAGCAAAGAGCGTGAGCGAGCTATTCTGAGTACCAAACCCCCAGGAACTTTCCTGCTGAGATTCAGTGAAAGCAGCAAGGAGGGAGGCATCACCTTCACCTGGGTAGAGAAGGACATCAgtg GTAAGACTCAGATTCAATCAGTGGAACCCTACACCAAGCAACAACTAAACAACATGTCATTTGCTGAAATTATTATGGGATATAAAATCATGGACGCTACCAATATCCTGGTGTCCCCTTTGGTTTACCTGTATCCTGATATTCCTAAAGAGGAAGCCTTTGGAAAATACTGCCGCCCAGAGAGCCAGGAGCACCAGGAGCCCACAGACCCAG GCACTGCTCCATATCTAAAGACCAAGTTTATCTGCGTTACCCC GACAACATGTAGTAGCACACTAGATTTGCCAATGTCTCCTCGGACTTTGGATTCTCTGATGCAGTTTCCAGGGGAAGGGGCAGACTCCAGCGCTGgaaaccagtttg AGACCCTCACATTTGATATGGAGCTTACATCTGAATGTGCATCTTCTCCCATGTGA
- the stat3.1.L gene encoding signal transducer and activator of transcription 3.1, with protein MAQWNQLQQLDTRYLEQLHQLYSDSFPMELRQFLAPWIESQDWAFAASKESHATLVFHNLLGEIDQQYSRFLQESNVLYQHNLRRIKQFLQSRYLEKPMEIARIVARCLWEEGRLLQTAAAAAQQGGPASHPNAAVVTEKQQMLEQHLQDVRKKVQDLEQKMKVVENLQDDFDFNYKTLKSQSDLSELNGNNQSVTRQKMQQLEQMLTALDQLRRTIISDLASLLSAMEYVQKTLTDEELADWKRRQQIACIGGPPNICLDRLENWITSLAESQLQIRQQIKKLEELQQKVSYKGDPIVQHRPMLEERIVELFRNLMKSAFVVERQPCMPMHPDRPLVIKTGVQFTNKVRLLVKFPELNYQLKIKVCIDKDSGDVAALRGSRKFNILGTNTKVMNMEESNNGSLSAEFKHLTLREQRCGNGGRANCDASLIVTEELHLITFETEVYHQGLKIDLETHSLPVVVISNICQMPNAWASILWYNMLTNNPKNVNFFTKPPIGTWDQVAEVLSWQFSSTTKRGLSIEQLTTLAEKLLGPGVNYSGCQITWAKFCKENMAGKGFSFWVWLDNIIDLVKKYILALWNEGYIMGFISKERERAILSTKPPGTFLLRFSESSKEGGITFTWVEKDISGKTQIQSVEPYTKQQLNNMSFAEIIMGYKIMDATNILVSPLVYLYPDIPKEEAFGKYCRPESQEHQEPTDPGSTAPYLKTKFICVTPTTCSSTLDLPMSPRTLDSLMQFPGEGADSSAGNQFETLTFDMELTSECASSPM; from the exons ATGGCGCAGTGGAACCAATTGCAGCAGCTGGACACCAGATACTTGGAGCAGTtacaccagctctatagtgacAGCTTTCCAATGGAGCTTCGGCAGTTCCTTGCCCCGTGGATTGAGAGCCAAGACTG GGCATTTGCGGCCAGTAAGGAGTCTCATGCCACATTGGTGTTTCACAATCTCCTGGGGGAGATAGACCAGCAATACAGCCGATTTCTGCAGGAATCCAATGTACTTTATCAACACAACCTGCGACGGATTAAACAGTTCTTGCAG AGTAGATATTTGGAGAAACCCATGGAGATTGCTCGAATCGTAGCCAGGTGCCTGTGGGAAGAAGGGCGACTTCTCCAAACGGCTGCAGCTGCTGCACAG CAAGGTGGGCCGGCGTCACACCCCAATGCAGCCGTGGTCACTGAAAAGCAGCAGATGCTGGAGCAACATTTACAGGACGTGCGGAAAAAAGTTCAG GACCTTGAGCAGAAGATGAAAGTTGTTGAGAACCTTCAGGATGACTTTGATTTCAACTACAAAACTTTAAAAAGCCAAAGTG ACCTTTCTGAGCTGAATGGCAACAATCAGTCGGTCACAAGGCAGAAGATGCAACAGTTGGAGCAGATGCTGACGGCATTGGATCAGCTGAGAAGA ACTATTATTAGTGATCTTGCGAGTCTCCTGTCAGCCATGGAATATGTTCAGAAGACACTGACTGATGAAGAGCTTGCTGATTGGAAGAGAAGGCAGCAAATTGCCTGCATCGGTGGACCCCCAAATATTTGCCTTGATCGACTTGAAAACTG GATAACTTCCCTGGCAGAGTCCCAGCTGCAAATCCGTCAACAGATCAAAAAACTAGAGGAGCTACAGCAGAAAGTTTCCTATAAGGGGGACCCCATTGTTCAGCACCGACCCATGCTGGAGGAGAGAATTGTGGAATTATTTCGAAATCTCATGAAAAG tGCGTTTGTAGTGGAGAGGCAGCCGTGCATGCCCATGCATCCTGACCGACCCCTCGTTATCAAGACTGGAGTACAGTTTACTAACAAAGTCAG GCTGCTGGTGAAGTTCCCAGAGCTCAATTACCAACTGAAAATCAAAGTTTGCATTGACAA GGATTCGGGTGATGTTGCTGCACTAAGAGG TTCCCGCAAGTTCAACATCCTTGGTACAAACACCAAAGTTATGAACATGGAGGAATCCAATAACGGGAGCCTGTCTGCTGAGTTCAAACACTTG ACTTTGAGAGAGCAGCGATGTGGAAATGGGGGAAGAGCAAACTGTGAT GCCTCCCTTATAGTGACAGAAGAACTCCATCTAATCACATTtgaaactgaagtttatcaccaGGGGCTGAAGATTGACCTGGAG ACTCATTCCCTGCCTGTtgtggtgatttctaatatctgtCAGATGCCCAATGCTTGGGCCTCTATCCTGTGGTACAACATGCTGACCAACAACCCAAAG AATGTTAATTTCTTTACCAAGCCCCCGATTGGCACTTGGGATCAGGTGGCAGAGGTGCTGAGCTGGCAGTTTTCCTCCACCACAAAACGAGGCCTAAGTATTGAGCAACTAACCACACTGGCAGAGAAACTGTTGG GTCCGGGAGTCAACTATTCCGGATGCCAAATCACCTGGGCCAAGTTCTGTAaa GAAAATATGGCTGGCAAAGGGTTTTCCTTCTGGGTTTGGCTGGACAACATCATTGACCTTGTGAAGAAATATATCTTGGCCCTTTGGAATGAAGG GTATATTATGGGCTTCATCAGCAAAGAGCGTGAGCGAGCTATTCTGAGTACCAAACCCCCAGGAACTTTCCTGCTGAGATTCAGTGAAAGCAGCAAGGAGGGAGGCATCACCTTCACCTGGGTAGAGAAGGACATCAgtg GTAAGACTCAGATTCAATCAGTGGAACCCTACACCAAGCAACAACTAAACAACATGTCATTTGCTGAAATTATTATGGGATATAAAATCATGGACGCTACCAATATCCTGGTGTCCCCTTTGGTTTACCTGTATCCTGATATTCCTAAAGAGGAAGCCTTTGGAAAATACTGCCGCCCAGAGAGCCAGGAGCACCAGGAGCCCACAGACCCAGGTA GCACTGCTCCATATCTAAAGACCAAGTTTATCTGCGTTACCCC GACAACATGTAGTAGCACACTAGATTTGCCAATGTCTCCTCGGACTTTGGATTCTCTGATGCAGTTTCCAGGGGAAGGGGCAGACTCCAGCGCTGgaaaccagtttg AGACCCTCACATTTGATATGGAGCTTACATCTGAATGTGCATCTTCTCCCATGTGA
- the stat3.2.L gene encoding signal transducer and activator of transcription 3.2 (The RefSeq protein has 1 substitution compared to this genomic sequence), with product MAQWNQLQQLDTRYLEQLHQLYSDSFPMELRQFLAPWIESQDWAFAASKESHATLVFHNLLGEIDQQYSRFLQESNVLYQHNLRRIKQFLQSTYLEKPMEIARIVARCLWEEGRLLQTAVAAAQQGGPASHPNAAVITEKQQMLEQHLQDVRKKVQDLEQKMKVVENLQDDFDFNYKTLKSQSDLSELNGNNQSVTRQKMQQLEQMLTALDQLRRTIISDLASLLSAMEYVQKNLTDEELADWKRRQQIACIGGPPNICLDRLENWITSLAESQLQTRQQIRKLEELQQKVSYKGDPIVQHRPMLEERIVELFRNLMKSAFVVERQPCMPMHPDRPLVIKTGVQFTNKVRLLVKFPELNYQLKIKVCIDKDSGEGAALRGSRKFNILGTNTKVMNMEESNNGSLSAEFKHLTLREQRCGNGGRANCDASLIVTEELHLITFETEVYHQGLKIDLETHSLPVVVISNICQMPNAWASILWYNMLTNNPKNVNFFTKPPIGTWDQVAEVLSWQFSSTTKRGLSIEQLTTLAEKLLGPGVNYSGCQITWAKFCKENMAGKGFSFWVWLDNLIDLVKKYMLALWNEGYIIGFISKERERALLSPKPPGTFLLRFSESSKEGGITFTWVEKDISGKTQIQSVEPYTKQQLNSMSFAEIIMGYKIMDATNILVSPLVYLYPDIPKEEAFGKYCRPESQEHQEPTDPGTAPYLRTMFICVTPTTCTLDLPMSPGTFDSVMQFPGEGSESGNGNQFETLTFDVDLPSECAASPM from the exons ATGGCGCAGTGGAACCAATTGCAGCAGCTGGACACCAGATACTTGGAGCAGTtacaccagctctatagtgacAGCTTTCCAATGGAGCTTCGGCAGTTCCTTGCCCCGTGGATTGAGAGCCAAGACTG GGCATTTGCGGCCAGTAAGGAGTCTCATGCCACATTGGTGTTTCACAATCTCCTGGGGGAGATAGACCAGCAATACAGCCGATTTCTGCAGGAATCCAATGTACTTTATCAACACAACCTGCGACGGATTAAACAGTTCTTGCAG AGTACATATTTGGAGAAACCCATGGAGATTGCTCGAATCGTGGCCAGGTGCCTGTGGGAAGAAGGGCGACTTCTCCAAACGGCTGTGGCTGCTGCACAG CAAGGTGGGCCGGCGTCACACCCCAATGCAGCCGTGATCACTGAAAAGCAGCAGATGCTGGAGCAACATTTACAGGACGTGCGGAAAAAAGTTCAG GACCTTGAGCAGAAGATGAAAGTTGTTGAGAACCTTCAGGATGACTTTGATTTCAACTACAAAACTTTAAAAAGCCAAAGTG ACCTTTCTGAGCTGAATGGCAACAATCAGTCGGTCACAAGGCAGAAGATGCAACAGTTGGAGCAGATGCTGACGGCATTGGATCAGCTGAGAAGA ACTATTATTAGTGATCTTGCGAGTCTCCTGTCAGCCATGGAATATGTTCAGAAGAATCTGACTGACGAAGAGCTTGCTGATTGGAAGAGAAGGCAGCAAATAGCCTGCATCGGTGGACCCCCAAATATTTGCCTTGATCGTCTTGAAAACTG GATAACTTCCCTGGCAGAGTCCCAGCTACAGACACGGCAGCAGATCAGAAAACTAGAGGAGCTACAGCAGAAAGTTTCCTATAAGGGGGACCCCATTGTTCAGCACCGACCCATGCTGGAGGAGAGAATTGTGGAATTATTTCGAAATCTCATGAAAAG TGCGTTTGTAGTGGAGAGGCAGCCGTGCATGCCCATGCATCCTGACCGACCCCTTGTTATCAAGACTGGAGTACAGTTTACTAACAAAGTCAG GCTGCTGGTAAAGTTCCCGGAGCTGAATTACCAACTGAAAATTAAAGTTTGCATTGACAA GGATTCGGGTGAAGGTGCTGCACTTAGAGG TTCCCGCAAGTTCAACATCCTTGGTACAAACACCAAAGTTATGAACATGGAGGAATCAAATAACGGGAGCCTGTCTGCTGAGTTCAAACACTTG ACTCTGAGAGAGCAGCGATGTGGCAATGGGGGAAGAGCAAACTGTGAT GCCTCCCTTATAGTGACAGAAGAACTTCATCTAATCACATTtgaaactgaagtttatcaccaGGGACTGAAGATTGACCTGGAG ACTCATTCCCTGCCTGTtgtggtgatttctaatatctgtCAGATGCCCAATGCTTGGGCCTCTATCCTGTGGTACAACATGCTGACCAACAACCCAAAG AATGTTAATTTCTTTACCAAGCCCCCGATTGGCACTTGGGATCAGGTGGCAGAGGTGCTGAGCTGGCAGTTTTCCTCCACCACAAAACGTGGCCTAAGTATTGAGCAACTAACCACACTGGCAGAGAAACTGTTGG GTCCGGGAGTCAACTATTCCGGATGCCAAATCACCTGGGCCAAGTTCTGTAAA GAAAATATGGCTGGCAAAGGGTTTTCCTTCTGGGTTTGGCTGGACAACCTCATTGACCTTGTGAAGAAATATATGCTGGCACTTTGGAATGAAGG GTATATTATCGGCTTCATCAGCAAAGAGCGTGAGCGAGCTCTTCTGAGTCCCAAACCCCCAGGAACCTTCCTGCTGAGGTTCAGTGAAAGCAGCAAGGAGGGAGGCATCACCTTCACCTGGGTAGAGAAGGACATCAgtg GTAAGACTCAGATTCAATCAGTGGAACCCTACACCAAGCAACAACTGAACAGCATGTCATTTGCTGAAATTATTATGGGATATAAAATCATGGACGCTACCAATATCCTGGTGTCCCCTTTGGTTTACCTGTATCCTGATATTCCTAAAGAGGAAGCCTTTGGAAAATACTGCCGCCCAGAGAGCCAGGAGCACCAGGAGCCCACAGACCCAG GCACTGCTCCATATCTGAGGACCATGTTCATCTGCGTTACCCC GACTACATGCACACTGGATTTGCCAATGTCTCCAGGGACTTTTGATTCTGTGATGCAGTTTCCAGGGGAAGGGGCAGAATCCGGCAATGgaaaccagtttg AGACCCTCACATTTGATGTGGATCTACCGTCTGAATGTGCAGCTTCTCCCATGTGA
- the stat3.2.L gene encoding signal transducer and activator of transcription 3.2 isoform X1, with protein sequence MAQWNQLQQLDTRYLEQLHQLYSDSFPMELRQFLAPWIESQDWAFAASKESHATLVFHNLLGEIDQQYSRFLQESNVLYQHNLRRIKQFLQSTYLEKPMEIARIVARCLWEEGRLLQTAVAAAQQGGPASHPNAAVITEKQQMLEQHLQDVRKKVQDLEQKMKVVENLQDDFDFNYKTLKSQSDLSELNGNNQSVTRQKMQQLEQMLTALDQLRRTIISDLASLLSAMEYVQKNLTDEELADWKRRQQIACIGGPPNICLDRLENWITSLAESQLQTRQQIRKLEELQQKVSYKGDPIVQHRPMLEERIVELFRNLMKSAFVVERQPCMPMHPDRPLVIKTGVQFTNKVRLLVKFPELNYQLKIKVCIDKDSGEGAALRGSRKFNILGTNTKVMNMEESNNGSLSAEFKHLTLREQRCGNGGRANCDASLIVTEELHLITFETEVYHQGLKIDLETHSLPVVVISNICQMPNAWASILWYNMLTNNPKNVNFFTKPPIGTWDQVAEVLSWQFSSTTKRGLSIEQLTTLAEKLLGPGVNYSGCQITWAKFCKENMAGKGFSFWVWLDNLIDLVKKYMLALWNEGYIIGFISKERERALLSPKPPGTFLLRFSESSKEGGITFTWVEKDISGKTQIQSVEPYTKQQLNSMSFAEIIMGYKIMDATNILVSPLVYLYPDIPKEEAFGKYCRPESQEHQEPTDPGSTAPYLRTMFICVTPTTCTLDLPMSPGTFDSVMQFPGEGAESGNGNQFETLTFDVDLPSECAASPM encoded by the exons ATGGCGCAGTGGAACCAATTGCAGCAGCTGGACACCAGATACTTGGAGCAGTtacaccagctctatagtgacAGCTTTCCAATGGAGCTTCGGCAGTTCCTTGCCCCGTGGATTGAGAGCCAAGACTG GGCATTTGCGGCCAGTAAGGAGTCTCATGCCACATTGGTGTTTCACAATCTCCTGGGGGAGATAGACCAGCAATACAGCCGATTTCTGCAGGAATCCAATGTACTTTATCAACACAACCTGCGACGGATTAAACAGTTCTTGCAG AGTACATATTTGGAGAAACCCATGGAGATTGCTCGAATCGTGGCCAGGTGCCTGTGGGAAGAAGGGCGACTTCTCCAAACGGCTGTGGCTGCTGCACAG CAAGGTGGGCCGGCGTCACACCCCAATGCAGCCGTGATCACTGAAAAGCAGCAGATGCTGGAGCAACATTTACAGGACGTGCGGAAAAAAGTTCAG GACCTTGAGCAGAAGATGAAAGTTGTTGAGAACCTTCAGGATGACTTTGATTTCAACTACAAAACTTTAAAAAGCCAAAGTG ACCTTTCTGAGCTGAATGGCAACAATCAGTCGGTCACAAGGCAGAAGATGCAACAGTTGGAGCAGATGCTGACGGCATTGGATCAGCTGAGAAGA ACTATTATTAGTGATCTTGCGAGTCTCCTGTCAGCCATGGAATATGTTCAGAAGAATCTGACTGACGAAGAGCTTGCTGATTGGAAGAGAAGGCAGCAAATAGCCTGCATCGGTGGACCCCCAAATATTTGCCTTGATCGTCTTGAAAACTG GATAACTTCCCTGGCAGAGTCCCAGCTACAGACACGGCAGCAGATCAGAAAACTAGAGGAGCTACAGCAGAAAGTTTCCTATAAGGGGGACCCCATTGTTCAGCACCGACCCATGCTGGAGGAGAGAATTGTGGAATTATTTCGAAATCTCATGAAAAG TGCGTTTGTAGTGGAGAGGCAGCCGTGCATGCCCATGCATCCTGACCGACCCCTTGTTATCAAGACTGGAGTACAGTTTACTAACAAAGTCAG GCTGCTGGTAAAGTTCCCGGAGCTGAATTACCAACTGAAAATTAAAGTTTGCATTGACAA GGATTCGGGTGAAGGTGCTGCACTTAGAGG TTCCCGCAAGTTCAACATCCTTGGTACAAACACCAAAGTTATGAACATGGAGGAATCAAATAACGGGAGCCTGTCTGCTGAGTTCAAACACTTG ACTCTGAGAGAGCAGCGATGTGGCAATGGGGGAAGAGCAAACTGTGAT GCCTCCCTTATAGTGACAGAAGAACTTCATCTAATCACATTtgaaactgaagtttatcaccaGGGACTGAAGATTGACCTGGAG ACTCATTCCCTGCCTGTtgtggtgatttctaatatctgtCAGATGCCCAATGCTTGGGCCTCTATCCTGTGGTACAACATGCTGACCAACAACCCAAAG AATGTTAATTTCTTTACCAAGCCCCCGATTGGCACTTGGGATCAGGTGGCAGAGGTGCTGAGCTGGCAGTTTTCCTCCACCACAAAACGTGGCCTAAGTATTGAGCAACTAACCACACTGGCAGAGAAACTGTTGG GTCCGGGAGTCAACTATTCCGGATGCCAAATCACCTGGGCCAAGTTCTGTAAA GAAAATATGGCTGGCAAAGGGTTTTCCTTCTGGGTTTGGCTGGACAACCTCATTGACCTTGTGAAGAAATATATGCTGGCACTTTGGAATGAAGG GTATATTATCGGCTTCATCAGCAAAGAGCGTGAGCGAGCTCTTCTGAGTCCCAAACCCCCAGGAACCTTCCTGCTGAGGTTCAGTGAAAGCAGCAAGGAGGGAGGCATCACCTTCACCTGGGTAGAGAAGGACATCAgtg GTAAGACTCAGATTCAATCAGTGGAACCCTACACCAAGCAACAACTGAACAGCATGTCATTTGCTGAAATTATTATGGGATATAAAATCATGGACGCTACCAATATCCTGGTGTCCCCTTTGGTTTACCTGTATCCTGATATTCCTAAAGAGGAAGCCTTTGGAAAATACTGCCGCCCAGAGAGCCAGGAGCACCAGGAGCCCACAGACCCAGGTA GCACTGCTCCATATCTGAGGACCATGTTCATCTGCGTTACCCC GACTACATGCACACTGGATTTGCCAATGTCTCCAGGGACTTTTGATTCTGTGATGCAGTTTCCAGGGGAAGGGGCAGAATCCGGCAATGgaaaccagtttg AGACCCTCACATTTGATGTGGATCTACCGTCTGAATGTGCAGCTTCTCCCATGTGA